In Mustela lutreola isolate mMusLut2 chromosome 4, mMusLut2.pri, whole genome shotgun sequence, the genomic stretch TGAGGAATAGCAGGGAAAGGATAAAGGAATCTCTTTGATTTTATAAGCAATGTAGAAAAACAACTGAAACGTTGATAGTAGTATAAGTAAATATCATGCAGAATGGTGAGCTAGTTCTTTTCTTTAGAGAACAAACAGTAATCACATACTATGAAGAACTAAGTGACTTAAAGGGCCTACCAAATTATATGGCAAAGGAAGTAACTCAGTTGGAATATAATAAAAAGGGGCCATGATGCAGTTATTTGAATGCAAGTTAGAAATCTATTTGGGGAACCTCAGGCTTAGATTTACTTGTAAAATAGGAACTGCTTACCAAGTAGAATGTGGACATTTTGAGTGATTCATTCATGTTTACTACTAAACACCTGAGTTCACATATTTCAGAAAGTGAAAAATTCTTGGTAAAATTTTACTGATTCATTTCAGCAGATGCCtctaagaaaaaattatattcacGTTGTTTAAAATTGCATTGTTTGAATTTCAGTGTATTTCAATAGCTAAGGCTTCTGTTTAATGTCTGTTGATTTGTAGTGTTCTAAATTTTATGTATGTCTCTTGCCATATCACTGTTGTTAAGAGAATGATATGTAGAGAGTCATTTAGAAACTAGAAATCTATTCTTTGTTTCCACGTTTTGTTTTTGTAGGGCCAGCATTAGCAATCCAAGGTCCAGCTGTATTTACAGAACCAGCAGATGACACCAATGGAAGTAAGGAGATTCCCAGCCTTTCAGATAGTATCTTTTGGATGGCAGCTCCGAAGAATAGACGCAGCATTGAAGTTAACCGCTGTAGGAGAAGAAACCCTCAGAAGCTTATTAAAGTTAAGGTAATATGTTGATTTTTGTGGGTGTGCTTTCTCTCCCATTCACCACTGCATCTCCTCTTAGTACTTATATGGCCTATGAGTAAATCATTCTTAGAGCTTATACATGTACTTTCCTCTGGCCTAAATAAAATACAGCTTTCTCATTGTGTATGTCTATATGTCTACTGTCCTGTAGCCTAAATGTTAGGACCACAGTCAAGGAGAGAGTTTGGAGTCTGGATTAAGGACTGGGTTATGAAAAACCTATGTGACTTTTGTTAGGAGCTGGTGATTTGGAGTCATATGTTGGTAAACATCTTAATCATAGCAGAGTCTAAAATTAAATTCAGAAGCAGTAGGTATATTGGATCTCAAGTTTTACTAAGCCTTACATGTTTATTCTGTCCTTCACTGTGACAAATAAAATACTGTGAAAGATAATCCTTAGGTTGGtcataaaaatggattttatctATCCATAAAATGGATTTTATCTATTTAGTGCCCTTGAAGTGTCTAAGTGCTTTATGTGAATTATCTTACCAAATCCTCACAATAGCCCTACAAAGTATATATAGCTTTGCTTATTTTTAGgattgaagaaactgaggcaaaaagaATTTGCCTTTAGTCACAAACAACTATTAAGTAGTAGTGCCAGGATGTAAGCCTAGGCAGtctgaatcttttttcttttctttttttttttttaagattttatttatttgacagagagggagagatcacaagtaggcagagagacaggcagagagaggggggaagcaggctccttgctgagcacagagtcatgcggggctcaaacccgggactctgagatcatgacctgagccgaaggcagagtcttacccactgagccactcaggtgccccaaattctgatttttttgaaCTCACATTCTTCTCTTGAATCTTTCTGGTGTGTTCCTGTCCTCAGACAATTCCAGGTGGCCATACCCattcccccttctccctgcccctgtgGATATACTCTTCATTGATCTAGTAAACAAGAATTACATTGTAACCTTTGATTTGTTAACTCATGCTTTTAACAGTCATGATCTGAGTTACTGTTTGCTCCATGACCTTCCACAGCAGGAGCACAGGGCAGATGAAACTCAAGAACAGAGTTGACTTTCATAAACTTCCAACATTCACTATTAAACCATGCCCTTAGAACTTAAGCCAAAAAGTATTACTGAGTCACGTTTGGAACTGGACTTAAAGTCTGGGGCTGAAAAGTATGTCATTAAAGCAATAATACATAAGTTTGATTGAGAGAATTTATAATTTTGGAATGAGATTAAGCTGTTCCATGAATTCCCTCACTGCATTTATTCTGAGGGAAAAGACTAGCCCCCTGTGGACTCGTTTTTTTCACTGAATTGCTTCTGGCTACACGTAGTATATTATGCCGGTACTTTGATCAGGAAGAGAGCTCCGACTGGGTATTGCTCCCATACCTCCAATTAGACATGCAATCCAGCGTCCAGTGTAGCAAGGAAAATGAGAAGTTGGTGAGGCAGGTCATTTGCAAGATTCTTTACTCCTTTCAGAAGGTGAAACTCTTCTTTGTCATTGCCTCACAAACCTTTCTATGTTAATTTTATGAAGTGCTTGGAATTGCTTTGATGCTCCtatttacaatttttcttttctactgcAAATCTACCTTTAGAGCACATTGAAAACATTTCTTCAAGAGGTTATAATTGTCTTATTGAAGTGAGTGTAAAAACTCATTATCAAATTGTAGCATAAGAAGGGAGTTTTACATTAAGGAATAATCAGTGttattcataaaaggaaaaattacattATATACCAACTGTTACACCATGTACTGTAGTACACCAGAGGCTTCATACAGAAATTTAAGTTACACTGATACATTAGGGGAAGCCAACTGTAATGTTTGTCATCTTGTTTTCCCCAGGGGGGCAAAAAATGAGTTCCCTTTCCTATGGTCTCTTATTACAATGGTGCCTGTCGGGGTCCCCCATTGTGTTGAAGGACTCCTTATTAGATGTTCAGTATTTGAAGGTGGGGGGAATAGAGTATCATTTTACATAATATGGCTGCTGTGTTTAAGTGAAAATGTACCAGTTTCATAGTTGGTAGACCTGAGTTCTAGTCCCACTTTCTCTATTAATTTAAACTTGTTTATCCTCAATTCCCCTATTAAAGTggcattgaggggcacctgggtggctcagttgcatGTCCAGTTCTTCTCATCTCAGGTCTTGGTCtcggggccatgagttcaagccgcatgttgggctctgcaatgtgcatggagcctacttaaaaaaaaaaaaattaaagtgaggtTGAACTGGTCTATGACCTTATGCGACATGAACAGTCCAATAGAGTTCAAGTGTAAGCATCATTCCTGTCTGATTGCATATGCAGTATTAGGCCTCTTCTCAAAatatgtttctgttgttgttgttttttttaagaacaatatTGATGTTTGTCCTGAATGTGGTCACCTGAAACTGAAACACGTCCTTTGTGGCTATTGCTATGAGAAGGTGTGCAAGGAGACTGCAGAAATCAGAAGACAGATGGGAAAACAAGAAGGGGGCCCTTTTAAGGCTCCTTCTGTGGAGACTGTGGTGCTGTACGCAGGAGAGGTACCCTCTGAACAAGATCTTGGTAAGAGAATCATTGAACGAGACAGGAAGCGACCGTCCTGGTTCACCCAGAATTAAGACCAAAGGTGTTGGAAGAGGATAACTTCATATAAAACATTTGTCCTGAAAGAGAGGAAAATTCTTTgttttaacttgtttttaaattaccaGTCTAGTTTAAAACGTTCTCTCAAAGCAGTTAGTTTTGTGTGGGCAATTTGAAGAAAATACCAGGAGTAAactctgaaaatatttgtttatacagAGGCACAATGGACTAACATGTCTGTTTCTGTTATACTGTAAGGTTTTAACTAAACGTAAAATTTCCagtacaggaaaataaaaacaaatgattcGAAATTCCTTGCAAGaattatgtgttttgtttctgattttgtttgtttgccagcggtttttcttacacaaaaacacacagataCTTTCATTTAAGTAACACCTGGAAATAGGTTACTTGAATTTTGGGTATTGTTTTTCTAAGATGGCAGTAAGAGGAGGTTTGttctgttcagttttgttttgttttgttttagcaaatTAAAATTGCCTTTGGTGAAATCCATTTTATATGGGATGTGTGATGTTAATTTACTTAGAAATAGCTCTTCACATTTTACACTAAATCAAAATGACTTTGAGAATTCCTTAGATGGCTCATGGGATTTGTATTTTATAGTTTGGGGAGAGATTTTTAGAAGGAGATGTGAGTAAATTCACTGGTATACAGAACATGTACAtaccttttactttatttttcattctgtcaTCTTATCTCTTTATAgcaatggccttttttttttttttttaaagattttatttattttatttgacagacagagattacaaataggcagagaggcaggcagagagagagaggaggaagcaggctccctgccgagcagagagcccgatgcgggactcgatcccaggaccctgagatcatgacctgagccgaaggcagcggcttaacccactgagccacccaggcgccctagcaatggcctttttaacttaatataattcatttcaaatttccctttccctgcccccttcATGTATCTGTCCTGAACCGAAGTTTGCTATTTTATGTGTTTCctgccacatttaaaaaaaaattaaaaagtgagataAGTTATTAAAACACACTGtgaggggtacctaggtggcgcagtcggtcaagcatctgagtcttggtcTAGGcgcaggtcaggatctcagggtcctgagatggagccccgcatcaggctccctgctcagtggggcatctacttaagattctctccctgtgcccctcccccccacttgtgcatgcccactgtttctctaaaacaaataaatctttaaaaaaaaaaaccacacatacTCTGAGATGAGTAAGGGAATTACAGTTAAATGGAAAATCAGTAGTaggtaaaataatataaaacctaGAGATAGATTTAAGTAAAATGCATGCCACATTAGCCTGAATACTTTTTGGAAACAGGCAGTGACTTCAACTCAAGTGTTCTTTCCTTTGAAAGAACCTTTAGAATAAATCTTCGCAAGGTAAGACCCATGTTCCGGAAATACACGACTATCCTGGTACTAAAACCTGAGGGCCATTTCTCCCGTGGGACTTCATAGTGATGATTCTGTGATGGAGTAACCCATGTTAGTattcctagaagtaaaatgaATCAGTTCCATCGGTATAGTATAGACCGGTACTGTACTGAAGAACAATGtcataaaaaatccttaaaacttCCAAAGTGTTGGAGTCCTGATAGATAATTCTTCAAGGTTTGGCTCTCTCTAAGCCTGAAATTGAGATTCTAGAGGAACCGATTATCTGGATATTCACACTAAGGTGGATTACCTGTAGGTGATGATTTCTTAAACTCTGAATAAGCTTTAGAAGTGCTATGCATCAGACTTTTTATACTTCAGGTAGGAACTGTGAATCATGAAATCTGAGGCCAAGTCCGCACACCCCGGGTCTTGCACTGCCTACTGAGCGTAGGTGTATCGTGCGTCCCAGCTGACACCGTGTCCTTTGACTCAGCAGCGCGCTCTTCATGCAGGGAGAACCGGGGAGCATATGTGGCCAGGGTCACTTCTCGCCTGGACTGCTAAATGTCATATAAAATAGATCCCCAAAGTAGGTGGCAAAACCAAATACCTAGTTTCTGTTAGGAAACAGCATCCTAAAagagtgttacttttttttttttttttgaaaaggttgTCCCCTCAAAGTCctctttgaaatacattttattagttCATACCACCAGTTTTTTATTGtcggggggaaaaaagcattatGAGTTGGAATTAAATCACTCATGTAACTGATTAGTTAATTTTTCTGAATATTGGAAATgatccccctccctgcttgtcccCTGCCCTCAAGACATGAAGACATTTTACCAAGTACTTTCAGAGAGTAAGTCTCCAGGAGGGTTCACAGTATATTGTGGTTGGGAGAGGCTGGTGATGAGGCGTGTGTCCCCTCTGAGCATACTAGCACTCCCCTCCAGCTTCCTGCCTCCTCTTTAACTGTGTCCTAGCAGATCATCAGATTCTGAAAATCTGGTGTCTGACTTCATTCCGTCTCCCTGCCAGTGTCCTCATTCTAACCCTGTCATGTCTCTCCTGTGTTGTTGTTACTCTGCACTTTCCAATTACTAGTTTCTAGTCTTCTCATATTTCTAACTAATTTTCTTTAATAGCTTTTAAATTACAAAAGGGACACGTGATTGTAGTTAATGAAACAATGCAAAGTATATAAGCAAAAATTAGGAATCCGTTCTCTGCCACTACACCTGATATCACACTACGGGGTATACATGGCCTCTAGATGGGACGGCCCCAAGGTAGTGTAAAGCACATTGTGATTGTATCACTCCCCTGGTCAAAACCAGAGTCTTCATTAAACCCTCACACTTTGCCTTCATAGTGTGTCCAAGTCTTTGTGCCTGCTCCCTCCCCGTCCCTTGCTCAGATTGTTGGAATCAACCACCCAGAGCTGTTTGTTGACACCCCACCTCGGCAGGCTTCACTCCTCTCTCAGGCTTCACTGGCTTCACTGTCTCTCTTCCACCTCAGTGTCCTTCGGACTCGCTTActgttcctcctcttctccctagCCTTCAGAGTGCCCAAGGCTCCATCCTTGGGGAACGCATCCTGTCATGGCCTTAAATAACACGGTATGTTGACTCCTTCCAATCTGGTGTTTCCAGCAGGGGCCTCTCCCCCGATCTCCAGACTCATGTTCCATTGCCACACGGCATCTCCCATCACATGCCCAGCAGATATCTTAAACTGAGCATCTGCAACTCGGAATCCCTTCTCTCCCAGTCCtacttcccctcctccctggacCCTTCCATCCCAGCTAATGGCAACGCCATTCTCCTAGTTGCTCAGTTCCAAAACCACCCCAGTGATCCCTGACTCTGGAGATaagtctgtctcttcctctctcacattCAATTTGAGCAAATCGGTAAATCCCACTGGttctatatttaagaatatacTTAGAATCTGACCTCTCACCACCATCTGCACTGCTGCCACCCCAGTCAGAGCCCCCATTATCTTGTCTAGAATAGCAAAGTCTCCCACTAACTGCTGTGTTTGCTGCCACCTTGGTCTCCTATATTCTGTTGCCTATGCAGCACCCAGAATCGTTTCAAAACAGGGCAAGTTCTGGCTCTTCTCCTCAGATTTCCTTACTCAAAACTCAACTCTAGTGAAACACGCAGATACACATGTGAAGACTTTTGcattatgtaatatatgtatttgtCATAGGTTAActgttttgataaatatttaggtGGACTATGGATGACTCCCACTTAAAGAAATTAtgataaatctattaaaaaatgattttttttcacaatttGTAAATTCAAGATATGTATGACTTACAAATTCAAGATTTCTTCTATGATGTACAAAAATTTCTGAATCTGTGCTCAGGACCTCTGCTACCCATGGTGAGTGTTTCGTTCCCTGGCAAACCACAAAAATACCTCCTCTGCCTTTCCTGCAGCCCACAAGGAGCGGGGTCACCCTGTGGCCTGCATCACATTCCTTTTTCAGTCTGTGCCTCTGATCCGAGTGGTGTCTCTCCCCGCTGCTGTCTTCACTCGTCTCTACAGCAGAGGGCAACAGAGAGGGTATTCTGGCGCCCGGGGCTAATTTATCAGGTATTGGAAACACTTACTGAGGTGGCCATGCCCCTGTGTCACCCCGCTCCTCTCCTGTCCCGTCGACTTCCTTTGCCTTTCCCTTCTCCATGATCGTGAAGTTGCTAGTGAGTGTTAGGGATGCACTTTGGAGCCAGGTCAGGAGGAAAGCCATCATGATCTGGTCTCCTGGTCCCTGTTACAGAAGCTCAGAACCAGCTTGACAGTTTCAGCCTGGATACTGAAGGAATGTTCCCCTGAAGTGCCACAGTTCAGCGGGCATCCCGAGCCGCCTCACTAGGGGGCAGCAGGTGAACTGCATTGCCTCCTCTCCAGAGAAACAACATCCTGCCAGGTCCTGCAAGGCCGAAGACATTTCGTCTGTTTCTACCAAACCCATATATTTAAGGCATGGAAGTGAATGAGACTATCCAGGGCATGCACtcaagagagaggggagaaccCTAAACCGGGGAGGAAATCAGGAGGTTGTCCAGCCACGGATCCCAAGAGAGGAAAGCATGTCAACAAGAGGGAGCTCCCATTGTGTCCAATGAGGCCCAAATGAGGCTAGGAGAGGACACGTGATCATGACAGATCTCACTGTGACCTCGCAAAATCCGTTTCATCGAGAGTTGGCAGCAGAAGCCAGATTGAAGTGGACTGAAGAAGAAGTGTTCCTACAGCGGTATTCCTGGATGGTTCTTTCCAAAAGCTTTCCTCTGCAAGGGATCAGAGAAATGAGGTAAAGCTAGAGGAGGACAGGGCATGACGGGGTAGGTGTCTGCCCACAGGTGTGTGCTGCAAACGTAGAGCTCAAACATGTTTACGCTCAAGGGCACTATCTAGTAAGGAGACTGGTGATGAaatgacagacagacagaactcCAGTTCTGTATTCTTTGAGACTTTGCACGAGATGTTAACCCTAAAACTTAATGAATTTAACATAGTCTTTCCACACAACAGTGTGATAGTTTCCTTTATTAATTCCAACCTTATTTCCTAGCCTTAGTGAAGGTTCTTTGGTCTTCCTCACCTAGTCCCACACATTCACTGCaagagccaccccagtgcccttgACTCAAACCATTGGCCGTGGAGATAGATTGTGTCCTGCTCGTTAGCCAGAATGACTTTCACCTCCCTCAGACACGTTTTGTTTACTGAAGTAGCCCCAGGAGCTGGAAGAAATCTGAGAAGCCTGATGCATTTTCATACTTTTCTCGAATATGATTAGAAGCCTAGGTCTCTGAATCTGTTCTCGCCACAGCCTAAtctatatttttgcttttcccGTTTTCCTGCCATTAGATTTAGGTAAAGCAAATAATTCCGTTCAGTCTAGTGTATTGATGATTTAATGCCAGTGTTATAAGTCAGGTGTCATTTGGGAGGCTTAATGGGCCTTTTTGctgatactgttttccagaacatGAAGGCCAGGGACATCTAATTGTACACTTGGAGTTAGCATAAGGATGTGGCTTATAGGAGATAAAGTGAGCAATAGGAAAGACAAATTCTCAAAGCTTTTAAAGAATTACTATTTCCAGTTAACTTCCTCTTCCAAAAACAATTTTAGTCTTTGTATTAATCTCAAAATCGTTTTTCTTCCATATGAgtgatatttattgaacatgtcAGGCATTTTGCATATGTTATAAATATGCTTTAACATTGCAGACCAGATACTGCTAATTACAGCTGAGTGTGTACAGTGCACAAGGCATGGTGCTGAACGTTTTATATAGACtactaattaaaattttagagCATATATTGCTGTAAAAATTTAATGCTTTTTCTGTGGTGCTTCCTGTATCTTTTGGCCTTTATCTGATTCGGGGAACCAGAATATTGTATTGACTTTCTCAAGGAAGgataagcagaaagagagggggaaaaaaacgttttttttcaaatgcttggtCTTTAGGGGAGAAAGCAAAGGATTAAATCCAGGAAAATGATTGGGGAAGGTACATATTTATTTGGTAGGTTGGCTGCCCTGCTCCAGGGAGCCAGTGAAATATCTCTGGGCCAGAGAAGCAGAGGTGAGGACTCTAAGAACGTTTTCTGGGCCCTGCCTATCCCGCCCATCCCCCGTCAAACTCTACTCCTGGAAGGAGGACCAGAGTCTGGTCCTGACGGGGTCTGGCAGACAGGAACCAAGGATGATTCTCCGGGTTGCATGGATGTATATGGTGGGATCTGTTCACCTTGAATTGGCGGGTGCGTCTATCACCTGGTAGAATGGATCCTCACCATAGAAATTAAGCCACGCTGTGAGGTAGACTTAGGCACATGAGCAACGCCTTGCCATTGTCAGACCAGCAAAAAGGCTAAGGTTTGAGATTAAACCAATTCTAAATCTTCAATCCTCGGGGCTCTCTCACTATGGTAGACTGCCTGGGGATTTATGGATGGCAAATAGGAGGCAAACTCACCTCCAACCTGGAGCTTCTGGAGGGGAGCCTGTCGCCCAAGCCAGCCCGGGCTCTCCCTTGTGCCTCATTGCCTGCCCGGTGTCGGCACGTGCTAATCTAAAAGCTGTACTTTTTAATTCTATAGAACAAATGTTGGCCAGCCTCCCAGACGGCATATGGATATTTATAGTAGAATAGGTTGTTAGagtttgaaagaaaatgatatagTCCAGTGGCTTCATTTTGGAGCTCAGGAAATTTAAGCCTAGACCAAGATCACAAAGCTGGTGAATGTTAGAGGTGGGTTTTGGACTATCCACTCGGACCACAATCCAGctatacttgatttttttaaatgtttattttgttttaaaattttatttatttgtcagagagagagagagagtgcacaagcaggggggagcggcagacagaggtagagagagaagcaggctccccactgagcaaggagcccggtgcgggactcgatcccaggaccctgggatcatgacctgagctgaaggcagacacttaactgactgaaccacccaggtgtcccttaagtGTTAATTCTTTAACATTATAAATGCCAAGATTCACTGAAAATTGAGATAATCACACATTCTCACTGTAACTTCCAGAAGTAACAATACTTCTCTCAGAGTTAGTACCAATTTATACAAAAAGTAGTAAGTGTAATAGACCTTGTGGATTTCTCCTGATAGTAGGATTACCATGTCCTTTGTCCTCTAAACCAAGTTGCTTTTGAAATGAAATGGAGGGATATATAAATCATTACACTGGCACAACGGGCCTACATAGGGACTGTCCCAGGCCAGCCCTAGCTATCACCCTACCTTCCAAACATCCATGGCACCCAGACCCCATGAAGAAGCAGCCATTCTGTTCACATCCACGTGGGGCTGGGCTCTGATAAGTTTGGGAGCTTGAAGTTTTCCTCCTCATCCTGAAAGGTGAAATTGGCTCAGGAATGCCCGTCAGATCATGGCAATCTCCTGGTTAGAGATTCTGCACGTCACCCAGTGAGGGGTAAGGATAGGTTTTCAGAAGTCTTCTGGAAAGAAGGGCCAGCTCTTTGGGATATCTTGCAGGGGAGATCTCTTTCCTCTCCTACCTTGTTTGCAGATGTGAGGCCTAGCATGCTACGGCTCACGCTTTCCTCTGTGTATCTGTCACTCTGTGTCACCGTGTCTTTCTCTGCCACCCCTCACCCTATGCCCATCTGTTTCTcagattgtctttttatttatgtcaTTTATATACCTATCACAAAAATTTTCACAGTTTTCTTAGTGtctaagaaataattataaactaGTAATCTGGTATTCAACTAGCATTCAATTCATAGTGACTATCCAAAGATTatcactaaaacaaacaaaactacagaaGTAAACTTTGTTTTTGAATAAAAATCAGTTGAAGAATTGACTCTTCTTGATAAAATAAAGATCTTAACATTTTTACTGGAGAAAAGTGGGCTTGGGGGAAAGAATGCAAAAATGAAGACAACAGACACCATAGTAGAAGCTATAATGTGTAAAATTGGTTAGAAACAAACAGTTTCTAACTGTTTCATTACAGTTCTAACAGTTTTCATTAAAGCCTAATGAAACAAACACTTTTTCTAAAATACTAATGgatactaaaatactaaaatggatACTACTAATACTAAAATACTAAtgtgaaaattattttagtaaaataaaaataaatatttgagtaacTGGCAATGGTCTGATTGCGGTTGGTAGCTGTTATCTGATTGGTAGCAATGAGCCACATGTGtctatttacatataaataaataataactaaaaataaaattagattaacAGTTTATGTCCTCAGTTGCCATAGCCACCTTCCACGTCTTCAGTAGCTGTGTGTGGCTATGGGCTACCATTTAAGTAGTGCAGATATAGAATACTTCCAGCACCTAGAAAGTTCTATTGGTCAGCGCT encodes the following:
- the MRPL32 gene encoding large ribosomal subunit protein bL32m — its product is MASTMLVLVFPRWPAARGLLRSCWDLLQRKLQQTGPGLPSPPWGPALAIQGPAVFTEPADDTNGSKEIPSLSDSIFWMAAPKNRRSIEVNRCRRRNPQKLIKVKNNIDVCPECGHLKLKHVLCGYCYEKVCKETAEIRRQMGKQEGGPFKAPSVETVVLYAGEVPSEQDLGKRIIERDRKRPSWFTQN